A single window of Leptospira koniambonensis DNA harbors:
- a CDS encoding O-acetylhomoserine aminocarboxypropyltransferase/cysteine synthase family protein, with the protein MARNYKPETIVLHGGQSPDPTTTSRAVPIYQTTSYVFKDTDHAARLFGLQEFGNIYTRIGNPTTDVLEQRVAALEGGVAALATASGQSAETLALLNIVEAGQEIVASSSLYGGTYNLLHYTFPKLGIKVHFVDQSNPENFKKAINDKTRAIFAETLGNPKLDTLDIEAVAKVAHEAGVPLVIDNTLPSPYLIRPIDFGADVVVHSLTKFLGGHGTSIGGIIVDSGKFNWGNGKFKNFTEPDPSYHGLKFWDVFGKFEPFGGVNIAFIIKARVQGLRDLGPAISPFNAFNILQGIETLPLRITQHSQNAQKVAEYLSKHPKVTWVNYPGLPTDKNYALAKKYHTRGLFGAIIGFGVKGGIPEAKKLIDGLELFSLLANVGDAKSLAIHPASTTHQQLSPEEQLAAGVTPEFIRLSVGLEHIDDIITDLDEALKKV; encoded by the coding sequence ATGGCAAGAAACTATAAACCAGAAACAATCGTTCTTCACGGAGGACAGTCACCGGATCCAACTACCACATCCAGGGCAGTCCCTATTTACCAAACAACGTCCTATGTTTTTAAGGATACAGATCATGCAGCGAGATTATTCGGTCTCCAGGAATTCGGTAATATTTATACAAGGATTGGTAACCCAACTACTGATGTTCTAGAGCAAAGAGTTGCTGCATTAGAAGGTGGAGTTGCCGCCCTAGCAACCGCTTCCGGCCAATCCGCGGAAACATTAGCACTTTTGAATATAGTAGAAGCTGGACAGGAGATCGTAGCATCTTCTTCTCTTTATGGAGGAACTTATAATCTTCTTCACTATACTTTCCCTAAGTTGGGCATCAAAGTCCATTTTGTGGACCAGTCCAATCCGGAAAATTTCAAAAAAGCGATCAATGATAAGACTAGAGCAATCTTTGCTGAAACCTTAGGAAATCCTAAGTTGGATACTCTTGACATAGAAGCAGTTGCTAAGGTTGCTCACGAAGCTGGAGTTCCTCTTGTAATCGACAATACCCTACCTTCTCCTTATCTGATCCGTCCTATTGATTTTGGTGCGGACGTAGTAGTTCACTCTTTGACCAAGTTTTTAGGCGGTCATGGAACTTCCATCGGTGGGATCATTGTAGATTCAGGTAAATTCAATTGGGGAAACGGTAAGTTTAAGAATTTCACCGAGCCTGATCCAAGTTATCATGGCCTGAAATTCTGGGATGTATTCGGTAAGTTCGAACCATTTGGCGGAGTGAATATTGCATTCATCATTAAGGCTCGTGTCCAAGGTTTAAGAGATTTAGGACCTGCGATTTCTCCATTTAATGCGTTTAATATCCTACAAGGTATTGAAACTCTTCCTTTGAGGATTACTCAACATTCTCAGAATGCTCAGAAAGTTGCGGAATATCTTTCTAAACATCCTAAGGTAACTTGGGTGAACTACCCTGGTCTTCCAACTGACAAAAACTATGCTCTGGCTAAAAAATATCATACCAGAGGATTGTTCGGAGCGATCATAGGGTTCGGAGTGAAAGGTGGAATTCCTGAAGCGAAGAAGTTGATAGACGGTCTAGAATTATTCTCCTTGCTTGCAAACGTAGGAGATGCGAAATCACTTGCCATCCATCCGGCTTCTACTACTCACCAACAGTTGAGTCCAGAAGAACAATTGGCCGCGGGGGTGACTCCTGAGTTTATCAGACTGTCGGTTGGTCTAGAGCATATAGACGATATTATCACGGACCTGGACGAAGCACTGAAAAAGGTGTGA
- the metX gene encoding homoserine O-acetyltransferase MetX, translated as MGSNQSVGIVEPKTAVLGDLRLDNGSVLSPTIVAYETYGTLSPNKDNAILICHALSGDAHAAGFHSEADKRPGWWDEYIGPGKSFDTNQYFIISSNVIGGCKGSSGPMSTNPVSGKPYGSSFPFVSIKDMVAAQKLLVESFGIQRLLCVAGGSMGGMQALQWSISYPDALENCIILASSAEHSAMQIAFNEVGRQAILSDPNWNNGLYEESATPRKGLALARMMGHITYLSDHKMREKFGRKPPIGNLLNSDFAVGSYLIYQGESFVDRFDANSYIYVTKALDHFSLGKGQELTKALSPAQCRFLVVSYSSDWLYPPSQSREIVRSLEASDKRVFYVELTTNEGHDSFLLPNQRQEDVIRGFLNMPVNE; from the coding sequence ATGGGATCGAATCAATCCGTTGGAATAGTAGAACCTAAAACCGCAGTGCTGGGAGATCTACGCCTGGACAACGGCTCCGTTCTTTCCCCTACCATAGTAGCCTACGAGACTTATGGAACTCTTTCTCCAAACAAAGACAATGCAATCTTAATCTGCCATGCACTTTCAGGTGACGCTCATGCAGCAGGCTTTCATTCAGAAGCAGACAAACGTCCTGGATGGTGGGATGAATATATTGGCCCTGGCAAATCATTTGATACAAATCAATATTTTATAATATCTTCTAATGTGATCGGTGGATGTAAGGGGTCGTCCGGACCTATGAGCACCAACCCAGTCAGCGGTAAACCTTATGGATCGAGCTTTCCTTTCGTTTCCATTAAGGATATGGTAGCTGCTCAAAAACTTTTAGTAGAATCTTTCGGTATCCAAAGATTGCTCTGTGTTGCTGGCGGCTCCATGGGTGGAATGCAAGCTTTACAATGGAGCATTTCTTATCCGGATGCTTTAGAGAATTGTATAATCCTTGCTTCTTCTGCTGAACATTCTGCGATGCAAATCGCTTTTAATGAAGTGGGAAGGCAAGCTATCCTCTCCGATCCGAATTGGAATAACGGCTTATACGAAGAGAGTGCAACTCCTAGAAAAGGTCTTGCACTCGCTCGAATGATGGGGCATATCACTTATCTTTCTGACCATAAGATGAGAGAAAAATTCGGCAGGAAACCTCCTATCGGAAACTTATTAAACTCTGATTTTGCGGTCGGAAGTTATCTGATCTATCAGGGAGAAAGTTTCGTAGATCGTTTTGATGCAAATTCATATATCTATGTGACCAAGGCATTAGATCATTTTAGCTTGGGCAAAGGACAAGAACTTACTAAAGCTCTTAGTCCAGCTCAATGTAGATTTTTAGTGGTCTCTTATAGTTCTGACTGGCTTTACCCACCTTCTCAATCCAGAGAGATCGTAAGAAGTTTAGAAGCTTCTGATAAAAGAGTCTTTTATGTGGAGCTTACTACGAACGAAGGCCATGATAGTTTTCTTCTTCCAAACCAAAGACAAGAAGATGTGATCCGAGGTTTTCTAAATATGCCGGTGAACGAATGA
- the metW gene encoding methionine biosynthesis protein MetW — translation MIDSKILSSTTLSERPDFAYILDTISPGSRVLDLGCGNGDLLYLLKQKGIRGQGIEKDEDAIVECIRKGVYVHHGDIDEGLNHHEDKRFDYVILNQTIQETRHPGDIIKECLRIGKRVIIVFPNFGYWEVRFRILFQGKTPVTDLLPYRWFNTPNLHFLSVLDFQEFCDIRGFTVEDRAFFTDLKQVKFSPNFFAKLALFQIR, via the coding sequence ATGATAGATTCTAAGATCTTAAGTAGCACTACTCTGAGTGAAAGACCGGACTTCGCGTATATTCTGGATACAATCTCACCAGGCTCCAGAGTTTTGGACCTTGGCTGTGGTAATGGAGATCTTCTCTATCTTCTAAAACAAAAAGGAATTAGAGGACAAGGGATCGAGAAGGATGAGGACGCAATCGTAGAATGTATCCGCAAGGGTGTGTATGTTCACCATGGAGATATTGACGAGGGCTTAAATCATCACGAAGACAAACGTTTTGATTATGTGATCTTAAACCAAACCATCCAAGAGACTAGACATCCCGGCGATATCATTAAGGAATGTTTGAGGATCGGTAAACGAGTGATCATCGTTTTCCCGAATTTTGGATACTGGGAAGTTCGTTTCAGAATCTTATTCCAAGGAAAAACGCCTGTTACGGATCTTCTTCCTTATCGTTGGTTCAATACACCAAACCTGCACTTTTTATCCGTTCTGGATTTCCAGGAATTCTGCGATATTCGTGGTTTTACGGTAGAAGACAGAGCATTCTTCACTGACTTAAAGCAGGTAAAGTTTAGTCCGAACTTTTTTGCAAAGTTAGCGCTTTTCCAGATTAGATAG